The stretch of DNA GTGTTGCTGACCGCCTATGTTCCGGACATTTTCCACTACGGCGACTATGTCCAGTTTCGCGCACGCCTGACTCCACCCCGGAACTTCCACAACCCGGGCGGCTTTGATTACAGGAAGTACCTGCACCGCCAGGGGATTTTTCATCGCGCCAGCATCAATAACCGCACCGATATGATTCTCATACGGCGGAACCTGGGGAATATCCTGAAAACGGGTATTGAAACGTATCGCACACGGCTTCGAGAATTCATTACCGATCATACGAGTTCACCGAAGAAAGAGATCATCCTGGCCTTGCTGCTGGGGGAACAGAAAACGATACCGGATGACCTGAGAGATCGGTTTAACCGAACAGGGACCTCCCACATTATCACCATTTCCGGCTTCCACGTCGGAATGATCGCTTTTTTCTCCGTTTTTTTCTTCCGGTCCATTCTGAATCTTTTCCCTCGCACGCTTCTGATGTGGAACGCTACAAAGGTGTCCTACGCGTTGTCACTCCCATTGATCCTCCTTTACGCGGGGGTTGCCGGAATGGGCATTTCCGTGATCCGGGCAACGATCATGGTGGTGGTCCTCATGACGGCCTTGATGATAAGAAGACCGAAAGACCTGTTGAATGCACTTGCCCTGGCGGCGATCCTCATCCTGGTCCTGTCCCCTTCTTCTCTGTTCGATCCTTCTTTTCAGCTTTCTTTCGCCGCCGTTACCGCCATTTTGTACATCCCGCCGAAGCTGCAGGGATGGTATGGCGAACGTTCGCAAGAAGATGAACCGGTCCTCCGTAGGCTGCTCCATCGCTGGGGGAAGAAATTCTATCTCTTCCTCCTCGTTTCGATCAGCGCGACTCTGGGTACCCTCCCCATCATCGCCCATCATTTTCAAACCCTCTCGCCGGTCGTTCTGCCGACAAACATGGCGGTAATTCCCTTTCTCGGCATCTTGACCACCCCGTTATGCCTCCTGATGATCATCGTTTATCCCCTGTGGGAATCCTTTTGTCGGTTTCTGGTTCAGGGAGCCGGTTACCTTATCCAAATATCCGTCTTTTTTGTCAATTTTTTTTCTTCCCTGCCGAATGCCTCGATCCTGATCCCTTCCCCGACCTGGCTGCAAATCATCGCGTACTACCTGCTCCTGGGGTTGTTGACCCTTTATGGTGCGTCATTTATCAAAAGGCGTTCCACCAGGGAACGTGGCGTCACCCCCTCTATGCCCTTTCCCGTTCACGCCACCTTGCTCGTTTTGATTCCGATCCTCGCATTCACGGTTCTATATGGCTACCTATCGGCGGAATCGCCCAAATTTCTTAAATTGACCGTTCTGGATGTCGGACAGGGGAACTGCGCTCTCGTGCAGATTCCAGGCGGCCATACCATGCTG from Deltaproteobacteria bacterium encodes:
- a CDS encoding DNA internalization-related competence protein ComEC/Rec2, with product MAQVGAVIQSMLLRTALFKERPLIIFFLFYAAGIILGDLVSLPSRTPVLVFMLFPLTGLFLAFQFKRYLSGYLCLNLCILLAGLVCASPHIPPNPTQTTPKSGYLQEKRVYQGYISQTPQMLPSRIRYVLSEVRLLGDGTTSDIPGKVLLTAYVPDIFHYGDYVQFRARLTPPRNFHNPGGFDYRKYLHRQGIFHRASINNRTDMILIRRNLGNILKTGIETYRTRLREFITDHTSSPKKEIILALLLGEQKTIPDDLRDRFNRTGTSHIITISGFHVGMIAFFSVFFFRSILNLFPRTLLMWNATKVSYALSLPLILLYAGVAGMGISVIRATIMVVVLMTALMIRRPKDLLNALALAAILILVLSPSSLFDPSFQLSFAAVTAILYIPPKLQGWYGERSQEDEPVLRRLLHRWGKKFYLFLLVSISATLGTLPIIAHHFQTLSPVVLPTNMAVIPFLGILTTPLCLLMIIVYPLWESFCRFLVQGAGYLIQISVFFVNFFSSLPNASILIPSPTWLQIIAYYLLLGLLTLYGASFIKRRSTRERGVTPSMPFPVHATLLVLIPILAFTVLYGYLSAESPKFLKLTVLDVGQGNCALVQIPGGHTMLIDGGGFEGSTFDVGRHVVAPFLLRERIRKIDFVVLTHPHPDHLNGLIHILRHFTIGEVWSNGDPSPCEPYGHFREIIEEKRLVHRILSYGQKERRIGLLQVKVLNPLPSDSGCIAVPYTFNETNNRSLVLHLRFGDIGILLPGDIAAETEKRLTGISEPLKSDIILAPHHGGRTSSTPAFLDRVRPSVAIFSCGFDNRYKHPHPEAISRYRERGAKIYQTDHDGAVTLLTDGTSIWDGQGIKILPSYPMAIESQTEAYPGKTFHVLLLPFFRSCDNGFPRQNVHSITIDRLKKPGKRS